CACGTGGAACTTCATCTTCATTCTGAATTTCTGTTGTGAAGTATTGTAGATCTGGCTCCATGATCCAATATTCACCtcaggattttaaaagttttttttaagtatattatcTTTAAAGTTATTGAAATGTGATAAAGCAACATCATCTTGTTTCTTgtaaaaaatgcttttgaaagCAAAACCATTAAGAAGTAACtattaaaacttaaatttataTTGTGTATATTGAGCAGAGAGTAGAAGTTATTTCCAAATTGAGATGCAGGAAGCTTTAAAATGCCTGTTCATCCTTTATCAGCATTACTGAATGAATCAGCAATTTGCTCAGGTCAGTGAACCTTATTTTGAACTGTAACAATAGTTTCTATTTCCAAGAATATAGAAAAATTCACGTGTAACAGGAATCTGAATTTGGTGTtaagaaataaacagaattttAGGTCTGGCAGGCTCTTGGGGGGGTATTACATCTTACTGTTTAGGTTTGAAAAATGATAGAAGGTGACAGATGTTAGAAGGATGTGTGCCATTCTTACCTGGTTTAGTCATTACTTAGTTATTGTTATTTGGTAAAATTGGATTATTGACCACTTGATGGCTTTCAGAATTAGGAAAATGGACTTTCAGAACAACTTTTTGTAGTGCTCCATGCTAATGAAGCCAAGTTTGGGTAGTTGTATTGGCTGTGTTTATAGTTGCCAACCTTTGCTCTCCTTTGGCCAGTTGCTCCCAGAGCTGGGCCTCCCTTTTGCTCCTCCTGACTCTGGAAAACCTATCCAAGGAATCTTCTCTGAGTACTTGGCTCAGCGGCATTATTCCCTTATGTATTGGAATAGCTGACTGCGCTGTGTTTGGAAGAAGATGTAGATGATTGGGGTTCTGGGTTTATACTAAAAATGCCAAGTCATTTGTTCAGAAGCAAGTACCTGCATTGGGCCAGGTACTCTTGTTATATGCTTGAGTTGTGGTAGAGAACAAGTCAGGCAAGGTTTTGACATTTACGCTGAGACCTAAAGGTGAGGAGTTAGCCAGCTGAAGAGTAGAAGTCCAGGGAGTGGGGAGAGCATGTGCAGAGGTCCTGAGGTCAGAAGGAGCTTGATGCCTTTGGGTGAGAAGTAAGGAAGGTCAGGCTGGAGAATAGCGAGAGAGGGAGACAAAGGCTTTGAGGCAAGGCTGGATTAATAGAAAACCCGACCAGGCAGGTCTGGAGGACATGCTAAGGATTTAGAATTGATGATAAGAAATTTGGAAGACGTGGGGTTTTCAGCAAGGGAGACATTGATATAGGGTAATAAATTGGAGAGGATCAAGAGGGGCTTGAGGGGGCTGAGGCTTTTGTTATTTGTATTATCATCATaattaatagctaatatttatgatTTGTTTGCTTTGGGCCAGACACTCTGTTCAACCCTTTATCCTCATTTTCTTCATGtaaacctcacaacaacccagtgAAGTGCTGCTGTTATCcttgttttacaggtgaggaaaacaaGACCCAACCCAGCAAGGTTAAGCAGGTTGTCCAAGGCCATATAgtgagtaagtggcagagctgggatttgaacccagacagcaTATGATTCTAGACCCTGTTCTGTTAGCCAGTGTGCTTGTGTTTTCAGTGTATGAGGTCATGGTCCATTATTGGTTCTTGAAATTTGAGTGGATCacaactggaatttttttttttaatagaacagAGTAGAAATTAGACTACTTTGCACTAGTAAggataaaatattgatatatgaaACTTTGTGCCACTTTTCATTTTATGTAACTATATTTGTACATGTGTGGGCTTGTAAGACATTGCAAGAGGATAAACAGCGTTTGTCTAGGCAAGAGCCAGTGTGATGGCTTGGACTGGAGTTGTGGCGGTGTAGACAGACAAATGGGTCTCAGCTGTAAGAGGTCGAGGCACCAGGTCTCGGTAAGAGATTGGACACTGGGGCCGAGTGAAGGAGGTGTCAGCGATGAGTCCCAGGTTTCTGGTGGGAGCAAGATCAGTCCGCTTTAAGGGAGACTGACCCTTCTTAGAGGGGTCGTCCCGGGTGGCTTTTACTGCCTGATTCTCAGCTGCAGCTGATGGAACTTGGTGTTGGCATATGGCCCAAATCTGCAAGCTGACCATGAACTTAAGAGGTAACCCGTCACACAAAACGGCTCAACAGGGGGGTTGAGCCAAGAGTAAATTCTCTCTTGAATTTGAGGCGAGTAGTGAGCAAACTGGTGGCAGTGGGCCACACAAACACATGTGGGCTAACTGCAGCTCTAGAGTGAAGGTATAGGAGTTGGTCTCTGTTTTATATGAacacatctctccatttatttaggtgctCCCCAGTGTCTTtcaatatagtttttttaaattgaggtaaaattggtaTATAAACATTATATAACCTTCAGGTGTTTACCATTATAATTCCACATCTATGTACATTACAAAGTGCTTACCACCAAAtctctagttaccatccatcaccagccATACAGCTGACCACTTCATCTATTTTGCTCACCCCTAACCCTGTTCCCTTCTGGTAACCAGCAGTCGATTCTCTgtatatacaaattttattttgtttttgtttgttatgttttcttttagactccatatatgagtgggatcatacagtatttatctttctccatctgactatTTACACTTAACAttataccctcaaggtccatttgtattgttgcaaatggcaagatttcattttttatggccgagtagtattccattgtatatatataccacatctttatccattcatccattgatggacatttatgttgtttccgtatgttggctattgtaaataatgctgcattgaacatggGGGTGTGTATAtgttttccaattagtgttttcatattttttggataaatacccagaagtggaatggtTGGATTATATGGTACTCCTATTCTTAATTTTCTGAGTAATTTccccactgttttccatagtggcttcaccaatttacattaccgCCAACAGAGTAGGAGCGTAAGATCTGTATAGTTTTAAGGGTTTGCAAGGCAGAGGATAGGAAAAAATAAGGAGGCTGGAGACTTGTGCAGAGACATAGCAAGGCATGTGGTCAGCTGTTGAATCGGGCTTGGCTGGGGAGGGTATATAGTTTCAGATAAAGTGGAGGGCAGTGGTCTGTGTGGTACCACACACACAAGATACATAATTTCTTTGAATGATGGTTCCTCCCCCCTACTCCTAACACTAATTCCTTGTGTTGATAGATGAAATATTAAGACCCATTGCTAAAGGGAATTTACTACCCTTTCCTATGGGCACAACCCAAAAGTCGAGTTAGTCCTAGGACATGATTTTGGAGTTGCTATGATTTCATGTGGTATGCTGAATCAGTAAATGATAGGTTGTGATTCCTTGACCTTCGGTAGAGTTTAACCACATAGTGAGAGATTTTACTGTAGTTGACTATTTCTGAGGAACCTAACATTTCAGCTATAATGAGCaccttaaaaataaacacataagtgGAATGCATGGACGCACTTCATGTATTTGTTACTAAGACACCCTGTCTTTGAGGTGGAATTCACCCATGATTTGGGCCTGGTCTGTATGAACTTTAGTAGTTCTTACTtctcctttcatttttgtttggagTATAGCAACTGAAAACAGTAACATTTATTCAGTCACTGAACATTTGTGGACCTTCACGTTTCAGGCAGTGAATAAGGTGTCAGAAGAGCAAAAGTGAACGACACAGGGATGACCCGTGAGGAGCTTTTCAGCCTCCACTGTGGTGGGGTGTGTACACACACCTCGGGGTGCTCTCTGCTGGCCATTGGGGGCCGGGAGAAAACATTAGAGCTTCTCTTTCAACCTCTTACGTTCAGCCTCTGTGTGTTTTataacatatgtaatatataagaaTGGTACACGTCTGAAATATATGGACAAACATACATATATTGgggctgcccttttttttttttgccagtagtATGTATGGATCAAAAGAAGTTTGGAGGCTACTGTATGTTattatgtattttctaaaatatacatttttgataACTTTCTCTTATGTTTTAGCATTTTGAGAAAGCCAAGAGTTTCTGTGTGTGGTAAACCATGTTCTTAACGGTGGAGTAGTCCTATTTGTTGCCTACATTTTGTCGTGTCAAGTAAGGCTTGTTATGTGAAAAAGACTCATTACTAAGATCTGGCCTGACAGATTTGAGGCTTTCAATCAAGGGAAGTCCTTTTCTTCTTCATGTTGGAGGGACTTGACCTTTTGTAGGATGTGCCCCTTGTTCTGAAGCACCAAGCCCTCCTACCTGCTGTCAGATGTTGGGGAATGGGGCATGGAGAATGTGGAGCGCCATATGCTTGTTCCACTGTTCAGTCCCAGCCCAAAGTGTGACCTCAGGTGATCTGTACACACGCCCATTAATGTCTTAAAGCAACAGGATTGGGATGCCACCCAGAAATTTCTCGGCCGCCCTGTGTGCTCTTTGGAGCTGTTTTCTCCGTACAAAATGTCTCATTTTCAGAGAGCCCTGAAATCCTTGCTTCAAAAAGgtcttccctccctcaccctaAGAACATTTTTCCTAAAATTAGTTAGAAAAACTGCTTATCAAGAACCAATTTTAAATGAGGTAAAGTGAATAAATGCTTCCAGGCTCTCGAGAGGCTGTTGTTTTCAGTTGGGTTTTAGTGATGAGTATTTTAATCGTTATTTGCTAGTGTCACTTTAACAAACCTCTTTACCAAGGTTTTCTGCGAGTGACACCTGGCCTGTGTCTTGGCAGGATTAATGACCGTCAGAAGCATGCTCTCTCGGACCCTCCCGACGCCACCTGTGACGCAGAATGTCGCTGGGTGAGAACGCGGTGTTCGCCTACGAGTCGTCGGTGCACAGCGGCCACGTGCTGCGCAGCCTGGACGAGCAGCGCCGGAAGGACGTGCTGTGCGACGTGACGGTGCTGGTGGAGGGCCGGCCCTTCCGCGCCCACCGCGCCGTGCTGGCCGCCTGCAGCGCCTACTTCCGCTCCAGGCTCGCGGGCCAGGCCGACGCCGAGCTGCGCATCACTCTGCCCGAAGAGGTAGGAGAGGTCGTCCTGATTGCAGTTTAACTTAATTAAATCTCTCCTGGTTTATAAAGTTAAAAGAAGACCCAGTCTCCCCCGTCCTCAGGCCGAGGAGCAGTTCCCGGCTTGTGCCACAGCACATGGCTTTAACTTTCTTCATAGAAATGATGCCGTTTTACACGTAAAACGATTAACTTTGGATGTGCGTGAATGTTTGTTGAGCAGTTGAATAACTTGATCCCctgtaattttgtttgtttgtttgtttggctgtgctgtgctgcttgtgggatgttagttcccctaccagggaaagaacccaggccctcggcagagcacagagtcctaaccactggactgccagggaattcccaacccattgttatttttaatgaaaggaCCCAGCCAGTGGATTACAGACATTCAGAGAGGTCATGCTGGGAGAGGCCATACTGTGTGCTCTTCTCTCCCTTCGGACCTTCTCCTGTGATGGGAAACTGACAGGGATTAGGGTTCTCTAAAacatccatttctctaggacccGCCCTCATGGATATGGGTTGGGAGTGAGTTGCACGTGACAGCCTGCCTGTGAtgtttagttttattgttttcaCTATGAGTCAGAGTTGTCAGATCTATTAGTTTTTCAAGCAGCTGTTAGCTAAGGATTTTAGAATTTGGAGGAAACCAGAAGATTATGCATTCCAGCCTCCTCATTTTGTCTACATGTGGCTGTTAGGTACTCTAGAAgtgttctttctctccctttctaatTGAGATTGTGGCTATGCGTTGGTAGAAGAAAGGTGATTTTGTGTCATACTTATAGAGCCTTGTTCTTACACACCTTTCGCCCACCAGCCTGTTGTGGAGCTCACGCACCTAGATATTTAAGTCCTTGTTACCATCCTGCCTCCAAGAGACCTCTCTCTGGGCAGGAGTGCTGGGTATACACTGACTCTTATAACAGCTTGCTTGATTTCATTAGTAACTACAGCTAGAAGAATGCTGAGCCTTGTGGCATTGGGACACACATTAGAAGTTGTTAAAAGGAATTTGGACAAAGTATGTAGAACTTCTCTGTGTACGACAGGTGTGTGTGGGCTGCTCTGTGATGACACTAAGTCTACAGTTGAGCTTATCGCTGGCCGTGCGTACATACATGAAATTGTAGCTACAGTTTGGGGAATAAAAAGGTCAGTTCTGTGGCAGAGGTCAGAGCAAATAATATGATAACCAAGACAACGACAGGAAGGGCCAACTATAGGTTagccattgttttttaaaaagtagcatcaCGTATCATAATGGAGATATCCTTATTATGGTCTGTAGTTTCAAATTACTTAATATGACTTTCCAAGTAGAGAAAAATTTGATTCATGTGCATGGAAGGGAAGgtatatgcatgcatgtatgtgtatatgcattcGTTCCTTCTAATTTGAGTGTAAAtcataaattttcaaatatttgaagtgtTTCATCATAGTGGCAGATTGAAAAGGTCATTGTGTAACTGTCTTAAAAGCctcttttgattattttaacttatttgaaagttttttaattgaaatatttactgagataaTTATAAATTCACATGTAGCTATAAGACAATGCAGAGAGATCCCTTGTTGCACTTTGTCCAGTTTCTTCTAATAGTAACATTTTGCaaaattatagtacaatatcacaaccaggattcTGACAGTAATACAGTTCACCCATCTTATTCAGACCTCCCTGGTTTTACTTGtactaaattgtgtgtgtgtatgaagttCTATACAGTTTAATTTTCTGGGTGGGTCCATGTATCCACCACCACAGTCTGAACAGTTTCAGCACCCACCCAAGGATCCCTTGTGTTGCCCTCTTATAATCACACCCACTTCCTTCCTGCCCTCTGTCTGCACTCCCTTACCCCCTTGCTCCATtcctaatccctggcaaccactaatctgtcctTTTCTAAAGTcttgtcatttcaaaaatgttatataaatggaatcataatagtatgtggccttttgggATTGGCCTTTTTCCGCTTAGCATAATTCCTTTGAGATTTATCAAAGTTGTATGCATCAGTAGTGTGTTCCTTTTTACTGTATTCCATAGggtggctgtaccagtttttaTTTAGCTGTACACCTATTGAAGGAAATCAGGCTGattccagtttttggctgttacaaataaagttgCTGTGAGCACTTGTACAAAcatgagttttcatttttctgacatAAAAGAACAGGAGTGCAGTTGCTGGGACGTAGGGtggttgcatgtttagttttttaagaaactaccaaactggttttcaaagtggctgcaccattttacattcccaccagcaatacgtGAGtgatccaatttctccacatcttcaccagtattgttgctattttttattttagccatgtAAAAGCTAATTAAGTACTCCCAGTTTAGCAGTATTTTAAGAAGAtcacaaaaaattatatattgatcACTCTTATAGGaattcagtgttttaaaattaattttgtattttgagCCCAGAATGAGGCTTTCCCTGCCCTACAGTAGGTTTCATTTGCCCCGCACTTTGCAGAGGCAGGTTCAGTGTAAATGtgcaagtttctgctgaaaagttttATTACCTAGAGTCCATGAGTCTTTGCTAAAACAGTACTGGGCACGAGTTTTAGACCTTCACTtagatcatttttaaaatctgagtctttaaaaattttattagaaatttttggcatgaaataaagataataattagCATTTACTGTGCATTCACCGTGGACCAGGACTACTTTAAGTGCCTTGGATATATTGTTTTCCATCCTTGAAAATTTCGCTTTTGTAGTTTATAGTTGTTTGGATTATAGTGACCACATGGGGCTGGGATGGCAACAGACACCTGGCACTTGACTATGCGTTGCAAATTGTATCCATGTTGCTTTATTCCATAGATGATTTCTTTCAGCTATGTGGAAAATTGTGGTAATGTTTATATCTTTACCTCATACGAGTAAATCATACTCCATGGGTCATAAAGGGTGGAGTCTATAAAGTGAAGGGTGTGGTCCCAATGAACAAGATGTGAGAAGCATGCTTTTCAAGATTCCCTTAGCTTTACATTTCCTAGAAGAATATGTTTTCTTACCAAATTAAAATACCCGTTTTGTAAATATTGCAAAGAGGTTACTCTCTTGCCACCCTCCTACTTTTCTTGTACTTATCTACTAGACAGCTTTCATGTgatgcatttgtttttgttttgtatattaacAGGTGACAGTTAAAGGATTTGAACCTTTAATTCAGTTTGCCTACACTGCTAAACTGATACTAAGTAAGGACAATGTGGATGAAGTGTACAagtgtgtggaatttttaggtgTACCTGATATTGAGGAATCctgctttcagtttctcaaatACAAGTTTTTGGACTCCACTGCAGACCAGCAAGAATGTCCAAGAAAAAAATGCTTCTCATCACCCTGTCAGAAACCAGATTTTAAATTTTCACTTTTGGACCACAGGGATTTAGAAATTGATGAGGTGgaggaaattttggaaaataaaaatgttcagacTCCTCACTGTAAACTCCGTAGGTATCAAGGCAGTGCAAAAGTATCTCCTCCTCTACAAGACAGTGCCAGTCAAACATGTGAATCCATGTGCTTAGAAAAGGGTGCTGCTCTGGCTCTGCCATCTTTATGCCCCAAATACCGAAAATTCCAAAAAGCGTTTGGAACTGACAGAGTCCGTACTGTGGAATCCAGTGTCAAAGACATTCACACTTCTTCTGTTCAGCCAAATGAGACGTCCGAAAATGAGTGTCTAGGAGGAATCCAGGACTGTGCAGATTTGCaggtgattttaaaatgtgaagaaagaaaattagcAATGGAACATGAAGAAACCAAGAAGAAAGATCCTGCTTCTCAGTGCCCATCAGGAAAAACAGAAGCGACTCCCTTTCCCCCCAGTTCTACAGATCCCCATGGGCTCTATTCTCTGTCTCTTTTACACACGTATGACCAGTATGGTGACTTGAATTTTGCTGGTATGCAAAACACGACAGTGTTAACAGAAAAGCCTTTGTCAGCTTCAGATGTTCGAGAAGAGAAAACTTTCAGTGAGAGTCAAGATTTGAAACCTGACTCTGGCCCCAGGGAAGATAGTAACCTCGCCTCGAGTGATCTGAGTAGCGTGGAACGAGAAGTGGCAGAACACCTAGCGAAAGGCTTCTGGAGTGACATTTGCAGCACGGACTCTCCTTGCCAAATGCAGTTATCGCCTGCTGTGGCCAAAGATGGCTCAGAACAGATCTACTCCCAGAAACGGTCTGAATGTCCCTGGTTAGGTATCAGGATTAGTGACAGCCCAGAACCGGGTCAGAGGACTTTCACAACATTGAGTTCTGTCAATTGCCCTTTCATAAGTACTCTGAGTACCGAAGGCTGTTCTAGCAATTTGGAAATTGGAAACGATGACTACGTTTCAGAGCCCCAACAGGAACCTTGTCCCTACGCTTGTGTGATTAGCTTGGGAGACGACTCTGAGACGGATACCGAAGGAGACAGTGAACCCTGTTCAGCCAGAGAACAAGAATGTGAGGTGAGCGGAAAATGAGTCTGTTGTTAAGTCATTGTTTTACCACTGTTAATTGGGATTAATGTGTCAGCTCCTGTCGCATCACTGGGGATGTGAGCCGgctcagagagggaggaggaaaccCATACACAGTTAATTATACAACCATATGATAAATACCAGGAGTGTGTGATGACGTTTGAAGGACTTCTGTGTTCATTTATTTCAAGTAggtgtatttattttgttaaccAGGTTATGGATTCACACATTGGCTGTTTAACTGTTTAAATCAAATGCCAGGTCccgagaggaaaaagaaaaatgactctaTAGCATTATGTGATAACTTTTGGTTAAATACAGCATATATTCAGTCTTACTCACTGCCACGTGGATGTCTAGACGTGGGACTAGTCACTTGGCAATGACTTAGCAGTGACTGGTTGTCAGAATGTGGCTTCTGAtccagagttttctttctttctttctttttttatcaccCCTCTTTTTTATTTGAGTACAGAActagttaataatttttaaattaatttttattgtagtatagttgatttacaatgatgtgttagtttctgtacagcaaagtgaatcagttatacgtatacatatatccactctgttttagattcttttcccatataggtcattacagagtattgagtagagttccctgtgctatacaataggttcttattagttatctattttttgtatagtagtgtgtatatgtcaatcgcaGTCTTTCTCCCCCCACAGAGTTTTCTTTACACTATTTTCTCAGAgctatgaatttttttcttattttcccttaGTTATTTCATCCATTAATTTAAAGAATGTCTTAATAATTTACCATGAATTATGTGTAGATGGTATGGTATTAATCATGCTAAGCTTGATCTGTATACTTTGTGTACAAATGTTTGTATTTGATAGCTGCTTTTTTGTAAAACATTACTATAGTTCCAGTAATAATAAGGGCATGTTAGTTCTTTATCATGTTCTTTGGTTTGATAGCTGTTGGATGACATAGTttgaaagaggtttttttttcccttggctgTGGAAGGAGGTGATTGGTGGTTTAATTTAAGAAGTAATATGTATGCATGAGTTACATCTATAGATTTttatatgatatttataaatCCAGTGTTTGGAACTGTGAAAAGaatgctaaaaataaaacttttaagaaattttaGAGTGTTTTGTGTAACTAATTTCTGTCAGCTTGAAAGACTAAGTTACCACAGAAACTGACCAATGtttcatttgtgtttttgataattAATACAATTAAACTGTCCCACAGCtttgttatgtttttaaattatcttcttatttttttcaaatttaagtatgttgaaaatgactttaaaatattcataaggTTTTTCTAACCATTTCTACATTGGCAAGTGAAATGAGTTATGTGAAACTGCCATTTTCCTGACAGAAGAATAAATTTTCTGAAATGCTTTAGAAATTACTAGTGTTAATATACCAGTATTAAATCAGTGCTACACAGTAATataaatcaaagaataaaatagattttttttttttggtttgggtaaaaatacattaaaaatactttagaaaGAGCCTTAAAGATATctatgggttatttttttttttttaaacgtttcttacaacacttcttaattttttatttatttatttatttatttattttgctgtgttgagtcttcgtttctgtgcgagggctttctctagttgtggcaagcgggggcctctgctcatcgcggtgcgcgggcctctcactatcgcggcctctcttgctgtggagcacaggctccagacgcgcaggctcagtaattgtggctcacgggcccagttgctccgtggcatgtgggatcttcccagaccagggctcgaacccgtgtcccctgcattggcaggcagattctcaaccgctgcaccaccagggaagcccactatggGTTGTTAACATGCCctagtaaaataatttaaattctgttttttcatcttaaatacattaatatttgAGTTGATAATGTTTGATTTGCTGAAAAAAATTTGCTTctcaatttgtttgtcttctGAACCCTCTCTAAAATAGAATCGGAATATCAATTAAATTATCAGTCTTTAAAGGATTGTATAGAAATTGGAAataggggtcttttttttttttaacgtctaaATGACGTTCTCTGGAAAACATAGGTGCATATCTTTCTCTTCCTAGATTTAAGTAGAAACTACAAAATACAGCAACTACTAACATTTATTTCACCTTCTAGGTCAAACTACCATTTAATGCACAACGAATAATTTCGCTCTCTCGAAATGATTTTCAATCCTTGTTGAAAATGCACAAGTTGACTCCAGAACAACTGGATTGCATCCATGATATTCGGAGAAGAAGTAAAAACAGAATTGCTGCACAGCGCTGTCGCAAGAGAAAACTTGATTGTATACAGAATCTTGAGTCAGAAATTGAGAAGCTGGTAAGTATGCAAGTTTCTTCTTATTCTAATTCCAacaattcattctttctttttttttcagacggGAAATAGCTATTTCAATTCCTAAGTCAGATATAATGCTCAattatacattaattttaaaatttaccaattatcattttaagaaaattatatgaCACTTTGAGAAAGcttaggaaataaaaaacaatgagTGTTTTCATAGACTATTTTACTTGAGTAAGTGGTCTACATATTTAGCATGATATACAACCATATGTAAGTTGAGGACTATTTctgtgtgcttttaaaaaaatgatttatagATTAAGGATAATTCTACTGTCTACCGAATTCTTGGTGGTTGAGTAAGGGTTAAAGATATTAATAAAGCACTTTAATCTCTTTGTGCTGTGTTTGGTGTCTATAAAAGCTGATGTTCCAGTTGTTAGTTTTAATAACTAGTAACTTGTTTTGGTTGATACCAAAACAAACCAGCCAACTTGGATCTTTCATCTAAGGGAAAGAATTCACGTGCTGgtataaatagaaaattttaagatCTAATGAGATCCTAAGTGAGAAGAATGCTTACTTTATTGAATCTTATTTTCTATTCCAGCATCAAAACACAAATTAACCCAAAAAGTAGATTAATTT
Above is a window of Eschrichtius robustus isolate mEscRob2 chromosome 6, mEscRob2.pri, whole genome shotgun sequence DNA encoding:
- the BACH1 gene encoding transcription regulator protein BACH1 isoform X2; this translates as MSLGENAVFAYESSVHSGHVLRSLDEQRRKDVLCDVTVLVEGRPFRAHRAVLAACSAYFRSRLAGQADAELRITLPEEVTVKGFEPLIQFAYTAKLILSKDNVDEVYKCVEFLGVPDIEESCFQFLKYKFLDSTADQQECPRKKCFSSPCQKPDFKFSLLDHRDLEIDEVEEILENKNVQTPHCKLRRYQGSAKVSPPLQDSASQTCESMCLEKGAALALPSLCPKYRKFQKAFGTDRVRTVESSVKDIHTSSVQPNETSENECLGGIQDCADLQVILKCEERKLAMEHEETKKKDPASQCPSGKTEATPFPPSSTDPHGLYSLSLLHTYDQYGDLNFAGMQNTTVLTEKPLSASDVREEKTFSESQDLKPDSGPREDSNLASSDLSSVEREVAEHLAKGFWSDICSTDSPCQMQLSPAVAKDGSEQIYSQKRSECPWLGIRISDSPEPGQRTFTTLSSVNCPFISTLSTEGCSSNLEIGNDDYVSEPQQEPCPYACVISLGDDSETDTEGDSEPCSAREQECEVKLPFNAQRIISLSRNDFQSLLKMHKLTPEQLDCIHDIRRRSKNRIAAQRCRKRKLDCIQNLESEIEKLQNEKESLLKERDHILSTLGETKQNLTGLCQQVCKEAALSQEQIQILAKYSASDCPLSFLVSEKGKSTADGELTLPSILSLPEGPAAGPPAGEQSPRYPSAKGGEAGGAWGPESRAAASAPSEQAGPGEQCRQSGGISDFCQQMTDKCTTDDLPLREFL